The Streptomyces sp. ICC1 DNA window CACGCTCCCGCGCGTGCGCTACGACCAGCTGATGAAGCTCGGCTGGAAGGTGCTGATCCCGGTCTCCGTGGTCTGGCTGATGCTGGTCGCCACCGTCCGGGCGCTGCGCAACGAGAACTACGACTTCCAGGAGATCGTGCTCTACGTCGGCGGCGCGGTCATCGCGCTCCTGCTGCTGTCCTTCGTCGTGGACCTCTTCCGCGACAAGAAGGAGAAGGCGGTCCTCGCGGACGCCGAACAGGCCGCGGCCGACGCACCCTTCGACCCGCTCGCGGGCGGATTCCCCGTACCGCCCAAGCCCGGCCAGCACCTGGCACCCGTACCGCGCAGGAGGCCCCGCAGCGAGCGGGAGCTCATTGTCAGTGGCGCGGCGAATACTGACAGTGACCGAGAGGAGGGTGCTGAGAATGTCTGACAAGTCTGACGCCGACCAGGGCGAGAAGTGGCAGAACCCGGTGGCCGGCTTCGGCGTGACCTTCAAGGCCATGTTCAAGAAGCGCCTCACCGAGCAGTACCCGGAGCAGGAAAAGACCACCGCACCCCGCTTCCACGGGCGGCACCAGCTCAACCGCCACCCGGACGGTCTGGAGAAGTGCATCGGGTGCGAGCTGTGCGCCTGGGCCTGTCCCGCCGACGCGATCTACGTCGAGGGCGCGGACAACACCGAGGAGGAGCGCTACTCCCCGGGTGAGCGGTACGGCGCGGTCTACCAGATCAACTACGCCCGCTGCATCCTGTGCGGGCTGTGCGTCGAGGCGTGCCCGACCAGGGCCCTGACCATGACGAACGAGTTCGAACTGGCCGACTCCAGCCGCGAAGCGCTCATCTACACCAAGGAGCAGCTGCTCTCCGGGCTGACCGAGGGCATGGTCGAGGCTCCGCACTCGATCTTCCCGGGCACCGATGACACGGACTACTACCGCGGGCTGGTGACCGGGGCGGCTCCCGGCACGGTCCGCCAGGTCGCCGTGTCGAAGGGCGAGTCCGCCTCCGAGACCGCGACATCCGAAAGCGCTCCCGAGGGGGTGGGGGCGTGAGCGCCATCGCCGCGGCCGCCTCGGCCACCTCCACCGGTGAGGCAGTGCAGTTCTGGGTCCTCGCCACGGTCGCCGTCATCGGCGCGCTGTCCACGATCCTGATGAAGAAGGCCGTGCACAGCGCCCTGAGCCTGGCCGGCACGATGATCATCCTGGCGGTCTTCTACCTCGCCAACGGCGCGTACTTCCTCGGCATCGTCCAGGTCGTCGTCTACACCGGCGCGATCATGATGCTGTTCCTCTTCGTCGTCATGCTCGTCGGCGTCACCGCCGCGGACTCCCTGAGCGAGACCATCAAGGGGCAGCGCTGGCTGGCCGTCCTGTGCGGACTGGGCTTCGGCGTCCTGCTGATCTCCGGCATCGCCCACGCCCGGCTCACCCAGTTCAACGGACTGGGCCGGATCAACTCCGGCGGGCACGTCGAAGGCCTGGCCACGCTCATCTTCACCAAGTACGTGTTCGCCTTCGAGCTCACCGGCGCCCTGCTGATCACGGCGGCCGTCGGCGCGATGGTGCTCACCCACCGCGAGCGCACCGAGCGCGCCGCCACCCAGCGCGAGCTCGCCGAGCGCCGCGTCCGCGAGGGCGTGCAGCTCCCGCCGCTGCCCGCACCCGGCGTCTACGCCCGGCACAACGCCGTGGACGTCGCGGGCCTGCTGCCGGACGGCACCCCCTCCGAGCTCACCGTCAACCAGACGCTGCGCGCCCGCGGCCAGATCAGGGACGTCTCCAGCCAGGCGCTGGACGACCTGAAGGCGCTGGAGCAGCGGTCGTCCGAGCGGCTCGGCCGTGAGGAGGCCTCGAAGTGAATCCGGTCAACTACCTGTACCTGTCGGCGCTGCTGTTCACCATCGGGGCGGCCGGAGTCCTCATCCGCAAGAACGCGATCGTGCTGTTCATGTGCG harbors:
- a CDS encoding NADH-quinone oxidoreductase subunit J yields the protein MSAIAAAASATSTGEAVQFWVLATVAVIGALSTILMKKAVHSALSLAGTMIILAVFYLANGAYFLGIVQVVVYTGAIMMLFLFVVMLVGVTAADSLSETIKGQRWLAVLCGLGFGVLLISGIAHARLTQFNGLGRINSGGHVEGLATLIFTKYVFAFELTGALLITAAVGAMVLTHRERTERAATQRELAERRVREGVQLPPLPAPGVYARHNAVDVAGLLPDGTPSELTVNQTLRARGQIRDVSSQALDDLKALEQRSSERLGREEASK
- the nuoI gene encoding NADH-quinone oxidoreductase subunit NuoI: MSDKSDADQGEKWQNPVAGFGVTFKAMFKKRLTEQYPEQEKTTAPRFHGRHQLNRHPDGLEKCIGCELCAWACPADAIYVEGADNTEEERYSPGERYGAVYQINYARCILCGLCVEACPTRALTMTNEFELADSSREALIYTKEQLLSGLTEGMVEAPHSIFPGTDDTDYYRGLVTGAAPGTVRQVAVSKGESASETATSESAPEGVGA